From Polaribacter butkevichii, a single genomic window includes:
- a CDS encoding malate dehydrogenase: protein MKVSVVGAGAVGASCAEYIAIKNFAAEVVILDIKEGFAEGKAMDLMQTASLNGFDTKITGSTSDYSKTANSDVCIITSGIPRKPGMTREELIGINAGIVKTVSANLIEHSPNTIIIVVSNPMDTMTYLVHKTTGLPKNKIIGMGGALDSARFKYRLAEALGAPISDVDGMVIGGHSDKGMVPLIGKAARNSVVVSEFLSEERMDQVVQDTKVGGATLTGLLGTSAWYAPGAAVSAMVQAIACDTKKIFPCSALLEGEFGLSDLSIGVPCVLGANGIEKIVEISLTDAEKAKLVESAAGVKATNGLLEL from the coding sequence ATGAAAGTTTCAGTAGTAGGAGCAGGTGCAGTAGGAGCAAGTTGTGCAGAATACATCGCAATTAAAAACTTCGCAGCAGAAGTAGTTATTTTAGACATTAAAGAAGGTTTTGCCGAGGGTAAAGCAATGGACTTAATGCAAACTGCCTCTTTAAATGGTTTTGATACAAAAATAACAGGAAGCACAAGTGATTATTCTAAAACAGCAAATTCTGATGTTTGTATAATTACCTCTGGTATTCCTCGTAAACCAGGAATGACACGTGAAGAATTAATTGGAATTAATGCAGGAATTGTAAAAACAGTTTCAGCAAACTTAATAGAACATTCTCCAAATACAATTATTATTGTAGTATCGAATCCAATGGATACGATGACATATTTAGTTCATAAAACTACTGGCTTACCAAAAAATAAAATTATTGGAATGGGTGGTGCTTTAGATTCTGCTCGTTTTAAATACAGATTAGCTGAAGCTTTAGGAGCTCCTATTTCTGATGTTGACGGTATGGTTATTGGTGGTCACTCAGATAAAGGAATGGTACCATTAATTGGAAAAGCAGCTAGAAATAGTGTTGTTGTTTCAGAGTTTTTATCTGAAGAACGTATGGATCAAGTTGTACAAGACACTAAAGTTGGTGGTGCAACCCTTACTGGTTTATTAGGTACTTCTGCTTGGTACGCTCCAGGTGCAGCAGTTTCTGCAATGGTGCAAGCAATTGCTTGTGATACTAAAAAAATATTCCCTTGTTCTGCATTATTAGAAGGTGAATTTGGTTTAAGCGATTTATCAATTGGTGTACCTTGTGTATTAGGTGCTAACGGAATTGAAAAAATTGTTGAAATTAGCTTAACAGATGCTGAAAAAGCAAAATTAGTAGAATCTGCAGCTGGTGTAAAAGCAACTAACGGTTTATTAGAATTATAA
- a CDS encoding DUF6588 family protein: MKKGILIFIGVFTLTFNTKAQDGFEEIILGGQEDAKKILEGYFAPAMEGFIYSMNNGWAHTAKVHKVLGFDLTIGASGALVPSSKEIFTATGLTHNTNNDGVYTGPTLMGEGEGNTYTVTKDGETISIQMPGGIAEDLPVSAVPAPTLQLNIGLPYKFEAMVRYFPETDFGDDGGSAKMIGLGLKKEITSWFGPLDKLPLHVSLLASYTTLNVIYGFENTDNEELDIDNGAAEFDLKAFNVQALASLNFPIINVYGGIGYGSGNSDFKMTGTYTYDKGGSNEEELTPPDLKFSAASFKTTLGARLSLGFFKIFADYTLQEYNTVSAGIAFSIR, translated from the coding sequence ATGAAAAAAGGAATTTTAATATTTATAGGTGTATTCACCTTAACATTTAACACCAAAGCTCAAGATGGTTTTGAGGAAATTATATTAGGAGGACAAGAGGATGCTAAAAAAATTCTTGAAGGCTATTTTGCTCCTGCAATGGAAGGTTTTATATACTCTATGAATAATGGATGGGCACACACTGCCAAAGTACATAAAGTTTTAGGATTCGATTTAACTATCGGAGCAAGTGGCGCTTTAGTTCCTTCATCTAAAGAAATATTTACCGCAACCGGACTTACACATAATACAAATAATGACGGGGTTTATACAGGGCCAACATTAATGGGAGAAGGTGAAGGAAACACGTATACCGTAACAAAAGATGGAGAAACAATCTCTATACAAATGCCAGGAGGTATTGCAGAAGACTTACCCGTAAGCGCTGTACCCGCACCAACATTACAATTAAACATAGGTTTACCTTACAAATTTGAAGCAATGGTTAGATATTTCCCTGAAACAGATTTTGGTGATGATGGAGGAAGCGCAAAAATGATAGGATTAGGTTTAAAGAAAGAAATTACCAGCTGGTTTGGACCTTTAGACAAACTACCTCTACATGTATCTTTACTTGCATCTTACACTACTTTAAACGTAATATATGGTTTTGAAAACACTGACAATGAAGAACTCGACATAGATAACGGAGCTGCAGAATTTGATTTAAAAGCATTTAATGTACAAGCATTGGCTTCGTTAAACTTTCCAATTATAAATGTTTATGGAGGTATTGGTTATGGTTCTGGAAACAGCGACTTTAAAATGACCGGAACGTATACTTACGATAAAGGAGGTTCTAATGAAGAAGAATTAACTCCACCAGATTTAAAATTTTCTGCAGCAAGTTTTAAAACAACTCTTGGAGCAAGATTAAGCTTAGGTTTCTTTAAAATATTTGCAGATTACACTCTACAAGAATACAATACAGTTTCGGCAGGTATTGCATTTAGTATTAGATAG